The segment CGATCTCGATCGCGTCGCAGCCGGCCTCGACCATCGTCCGCATCGCCCGGATCGATCCCTCGACGCTCGGGTAGCCGGCGGGGAGGTAGCCGATCAGGGCGGCACGGTCGTCGGACCGCGCCTTCTCGAAGGCGGTCGTCGTCGAGGTCACTGCACGGCCTCCTCGGACGCCTGCTCGAGGTCGGCGTCCGGCCCCAGGTCGGCATCACCGAGGCCGAACCACTCGATGGCCGTGCCCATGTCCTTGTCGCCGCGGCCGCTGAGGTTGATGATCACCGTCGCGTCGGGGCCCTTCTCCTCGCCGAGCCGCTTGGCGACGTCGAGCGCACCGGCGACCGCGTGGGCGGACTCGATGGCCGGGATGATCCCCTCGGTGCGGCTGAGCAGCGCCATCGCGTCCATCGCCTGGGCGTCCGTGACGGGCGTGTACGTCGCCCGCCCGGCCGCGGCCAGCCACGAGTGCTGCGGACCGACGCCCGGGTAGTCGAGGCCGGCGGAGATCGAGTGGGACTCGATCGTCTGGCCGTCGTCGTCCTGGAGCACGTAGGTGCGGGCACCGTGCAGCACGCCCGCTTCGCCAGCGTGGATGGTCGCCGCGTGACGGCCCGTCTCGACGCCGTCTCCCCCGGGCTCGAAGCCGTGGATCTCCACGCCCTCGTCCTCCAGGAACGCGGTGAACAGGCCGATGGCGTTGGAGCCGCCGCCGACGCACGCCGCGATGGCGTCCGGGAGGACGCCGTACTGCTCGAGGCACTGGGCGCGCGCCTCGTCGCCGATGCCGCGGCAGAAGTCGCGCACCATGCTCGGGAACGGGTGCGGCCCGGCGGCGGTGCCGAAGAGGTAGGCGGTGTGGTCGACGCTGGCGACCCAGTCGCGCAGCGCCTCGTTGATCGCGTCCTTCAGCGTCGCGCTGCCGGACTCGACCGGGACGACCTTGGCGCCGAGGAGCTGCATGCGAGCGACGTTGAGCGCCTGGCGCCGCGTGTCGACGGCCCCCATGTAGACGGTGCAGTCGAGGTCGAACCACGCGGCCGCGGTGGCGCTGGCGACGCCGTGCTGGCCGGCGCCGGTCTCGGCGATCACCCGGGTCTTGCCCATCCGCTTGGTCAGCAGCGCCTGGCCGAGGACGTTGCGGATCTTGTGGGCCCCGGTGTGGTTGAGGTCCTCGCGCTTGAGCAGCACGCGCGCACCGACGAGGTCCGAGAGCCGCTCGGCGTGGTAGAGCCGGCTCGGCGTGCCGGCGTAGTCGCGCAGCACCCGCTCGAAGGTGGCGACGAACGACTCGTCGGCCATCGCCTCGCGCCAGGCGTCGGTCAGCTCGTCCAGCGCGGCGACGAGGGCCTCGGGCATGAAGCGCCCGCCCCACGTCTCGCCGAAGTAGCCGCGCTCGTCGGCGTCGTACCTGCCGGTCCCGCTCGTCGTCACGCTCGTCTGGATGTTCGACTGCACGCTCACGGCGCCGTCACTCCTGTCATTGCTCGTACGGCGGCCTCGGGGTCGCCGTCCTTGACCAGTGCCTCGCCGACCAGCACCACGCCTGCTCCCTCGGAGACGAAGCGCTGGACGTCGGCCACGCCGGTGATGCCGCTCTCGGCGACGAGGACCGCGTGGCCCCGCACCTGGGGGGCGAGGCGCCCGAACACGTCGGGGTCCACCTCGAGGGTCTTGAGGTTGCGGCTGTTGACGCCGATCAGCTCGGCCTCGAGCGCCAGCGCACGCTCGGCCTCCCCCTCGTCGTGCACCTCGACCAGCACGGTGAGCCCGAGCGCGGTCGCCTCGTCGTGGAGGCGGCGGAGGGTGTCGTCGTCGAGCGCGGCGACGATGAGCAGCGCGAGGTCGGCGCCGGCGGCGCGGGCCTCCACGAGCTGGTAGCTCTCGACGATGAAGTCCTTGCGCAGGATCGGCGTCTCCACGGCGGCGCGCACGGCGCGCAGGTCGTCGAGGCTTCCGCCGAAGCGGCGCTCCTCGGTCAGCACGGAGATCGCCGCGGCGCCACCGCGGGCGTAGGCCTGCGCGAGGGACGCCGGGTCCGGGATGTCGGCGAGGGCGCCCTTGCTCGGGCTGCGCCGCTTGACCTCCGAGATCACGCTCGACCCGGCCGCGCGGAAGTGCGGCATCGGGTCGCGCGGGGGCGGGGCGTCGGCGAGGCGGGCTCGCAGCTCACCCAGCGGGAGCGAGGCCTCGCGGCGGGCGAGGTCCTCGCGTGCTCCCGCGACGATGTCGTCGAGGACGGAACCGGTCGCTGCCATGCCCTCAGCCTCTCACCCGGGCCCACTGCGTCCGGGGCCGGTGCCCAGTGGACGGACGTGCCCAGTGGCGGGTGCGGGTCAGTGCTCGGAGGAGTTGAAGCCGAGCCTGGACAGCACGAGGAACAGCGGGAACGCGACGACGGCGATGATGATGCCGATCCAGAGCAGGGTCATCTGGGTCGGGACCTGCAGCAGCGCGACGCTGCCCACGACGAAGCCGAGCATCGCGATCGCCACAGCGGTCCAAGCAGCGGGGGTGTTGCCGTGGCCAGCAGCCATCGTTGGTGCTCCTTCGTCAGTCGAGCGGGGTGCGCGACGAGTCTAGGCGGTCGGGTCCCTGCCCTCGTCGAGGGCCTTCCAGATGTCGATGTTGTCGGTCGGGGGGTCGGCGGGAGCCCCGGCCGGGTCGGTGCTGTCGCCGCCACGGGCACCGGTCGGCGCGTCGTACTTGGAGCCCATCTCCGGCCACGTGCGGACCAGGCGCAGGGCCAGGACCGTCGAGGCGAGCACGAGCAGCGCCACGACGGCCGCGAGCCAGTACCACCCGGTCAGCGACGTGTCGTCGAGCGTGAGCCCGGTCCGGCGACGTACCTGCGCGACGAGGTGGTCGGGGAGGCTGAACGGCGCCCAGACGACGGTCGCGGCGTAGCCGAGGGCGGCCACCACGGCCAGCGCGGCCACGGCCCGGCGGAACCTTCCGCGGGTGACCAGCAGGACGCCCCAGCAGGCGAGGACGACGAAGGCCAGGGCCGTGGCGAGCGGCGAGGTGGCCACCTCGCCCCAGGTCATGCCCCAGTCCGCGGAACCCGTGCCGGGCGCCGACTCGGGTCCGGTGCCGTCGACCCAGGGCTTGCTGCCGGCCCACGCCCCCAGCGCGCCGGAGACCAGACCCAGCGCGACGACGGGGCCGAAGGTGCGCCGCGTCGACGCGGGCCGCGCGTCGTGCTGGGTCCCGGCGTCAGCCATCGACCCGGTACAGCACGTCGGCGTCGAAGCAGGTGTGGTCGCCGGTGTGGCAGGCGGGACCCACCTGGTCCACGACGAAGAGGAGCGTGTCGCCGTCGCAGTCGAGGCGGACCTCCTTGACCCACTGCACGTGGCCGGAGGTGTCGCCCTTGACCCAGTACTCGCGGCGCGAGCGCGACCAGTACGTCGCCCGCCCGGTGTCGATGGTGCGGGCGAGTGCCTCGTCGTCGACCCAGGCCAGCATCAGGACCTCGCCCGACCCGTGCTGCTGGACGACGACGGGGACGAGGCCCTCGGCCGTGTGCCGCAGGCGAGCGGAGATCGCCGGGTCGAGGGCGGAGCTCGGAGTGTTCACGGCTCCATGGTCTCAGCCTCGCGGGCGGCCCACGTCGCAGCACAGCGCTGCGTGACCGGGCCGGGTGCAGGCAGGTCGCGGTCGTCCCAGCGCGCGATGGCCTGGACGTCGCGCGTGGTGGAGACGAGGAACGCCTCGCTCGCACGTGCCCGGACCTCCGCCAGCGGCTCGTCGACCTCCATGGCACCGCACCACTCGAGGACCAGCTCGCGGCTGATGCCGGCCAGGCAGCCCGACGTCAGGCTCGGCGTGCGCAGCTCGCCGTCGACGACGTAGAACACGTTGGACCCCGTGCCCTCGCAGAGGTCGCCGGCCGTGTTGGCGAGGATCGCCTCGGTCCCGCCGTGCCGGCGGGCGTGCGCCAGCGCGATCACGTTCTCGGCGTACGACGTGGTCTTCAGCCCCGCCGTGGCGCCGTTCTCGTTGCGGGTCCACGGGACGGTCACGACCGTCGTCTCGGGGGCCGCGTGGTCGATGGCGCTGTAGGCCACCACCAGCGTCGCCGGTCCCCCACCGCGTCCGGACCCCATCGGGTGCGGCCCGGCGGTCCAGGTGATCCGCAGCCGACCCATCGGGTCCTCCTGCGCGCCGTCGAGCACGGCCGCGACGCCACGTCGTACGTCGTCGAGGTCGGGCGCCGGCAGCCCCAGGCCGGAGGCGCTCCGCTCGAGCCGGGCCAGGTGCCGGGTCAGCGCGAAGGGCACGCCGTCCAGGGTCTTCACCGCCTCGAAGACACCGTCGCCGACGGTGAAACCGTGGTCGGTGACCGCGATCGCCCCCTGGGTCGGGTCGGCCAGCAGGTCACCGTCGATCCACGCGCGCATGGCGTCACTCTAGGGGTCCCGAGGTGTCTCCTGAGACGGGTGTGACACTCGGACGAGGGGGGCGATTTTGGTGCCTCGTCGGGCATGTACTACTGTTCCACTCGCACTCAGGGCCGGTGAAACGGCACAGGGATGCAGGCGGACATAGCTCAGTTGGTAGAGCGCAACCTTGCCAAGGTTGAGGTCGCGAGTTCGAGTCTCGTTGTCCGCTCGGAAGGTCTCCCCCGTACATTCCGGAACCTCCACGGTGGGTTGGCCGAGAGGCGAGGCAACGGACTGCAAATCCGTCTACACGGGTTCAAATCCCGTACCCACCTCGCAGTCACAACTCAAGACCTGGGCGATTGGCGCAGCGGTAGCGCGCTTCCTTGACACGGAAGAGGTCACTGGTTCAAACCCAGTATCGCCCACCAGCACGATGCAGCGCAGGGGCCGGTTTCCACCAGGAGACCGGCCCCTGTGTCGTGCGTGCACCATGTCGCGCCTGCCCGGCGACTCACGGCAGCACCTCGAGCCTGTCGGTCGACACCCCTAGGTGGCGGCGGTCTCGGTCCCCGCGTGATCCTCATCCGCGCCGGCTGCGTCACGAGCCTCGCCCAGATCGGCGAGAAGGGAGTCGGCCACGACGAGGCCGCCTCCGAGCACGGCGGCAGCGATCGGCACCGGCAGCCTGGTCCTCCGCAGAGCGGTCATGGCCGCCAGCATCACGGCCGACCAGGACGCGACCGAGGTCGCGAAGGGCACGGTGGTGCTCTTCCACGGCTCGTCGGTGCCAGGGACGACGGTGAACTTCTGCAGGCCGGGTCTGTCCAGGAACCAGCCGCAGGCGAAACCTACGAGGAGGATGGGCGACCGCTTGGAGGAGTCACCTGCGAGGCAGGCCAGCGCCACGCCGGCTCCGCGGACCACAGCTCCCGGCCGCACCTTCATCCGCCGCACCTCCATCCTGATGGTCTCGCCCTGTTCCCCGTGGCACAACAGTCGGCCGCTCACAGGCGGCGCCGCGCGGGTGGGGCAGGCCAGGGGTTCTGGTCCGTCGCAGCCTCCACGGCCCAGGCGATGCCTCGCCGCGCGGCCACGATCACCAGCACGGCCGCGCCCAGGGTCGCCAGCACGACCACCTCGTCCTGCGAACGCCCGGTGCCGTCACTGACGACGCCGATGATCCGCCTGACACCGCTCCGGCGGGAACGGCCGATGCCTGTCATGGTCCGCCTCTCCATCGCGCACACGCTGCACGGAGCCCACGCCCCGGTGGACGGTGGCCTCGCCGACGACGATGCGCTCCCGATCGCTGCCCAGCCCTCACCCTCCGAGGGTGAGCTTGACCGCCACACCGTGACGGTCGAGCACGAGACCCGATCGAGCCGGTCACCCTCCTCGGGTGATGGCGCCGCGCGCGGCTGTCACTAGCGTCTCGCCATCGCAGTGGACGAAGCCACGCCCGGTCGGCGTGGGGCCGGAGGTCGCGACGTGGCGAACCCATGTGCCCACCGCCTCGACCTCGCGGGACGGAGCTGCGGATGATCTACGCCGCCGCTCAGGTCGTCTTCTACGCGCTGGCTGCCGCGGCCAGCTTCCTCGTG is part of the Nocardioides cavernae genome and harbors:
- the trpB gene encoding tryptophan synthase subunit beta — protein: MQSNIQTSVTTSGTGRYDADERGYFGETWGGRFMPEALVAALDELTDAWREAMADESFVATFERVLRDYAGTPSRLYHAERLSDLVGARVLLKREDLNHTGAHKIRNVLGQALLTKRMGKTRVIAETGAGQHGVASATAAAWFDLDCTVYMGAVDTRRQALNVARMQLLGAKVVPVESGSATLKDAINEALRDWVASVDHTAYLFGTAAGPHPFPSMVRDFCRGIGDEARAQCLEQYGVLPDAIAACVGGGSNAIGLFTAFLEDEGVEIHGFEPGGDGVETGRHAATIHAGEAGVLHGARTYVLQDDDGQTIESHSISAGLDYPGVGPQHSWLAAAGRATYTPVTDAQAMDAMALLSRTEGIIPAIESAHAVAGALDVAKRLGEEKGPDATVIINLSGRGDKDMGTAIEWFGLGDADLGPDADLEQASEEAVQ
- the trpC gene encoding indole-3-glycerol phosphate synthase TrpC, translated to MAATGSVLDDIVAGAREDLARREASLPLGELRARLADAPPPRDPMPHFRAAGSSVISEVKRRSPSKGALADIPDPASLAQAYARGGAAAISVLTEERRFGGSLDDLRAVRAAVETPILRKDFIVESYQLVEARAAGADLALLIVAALDDDTLRRLHDEATALGLTVLVEVHDEGEAERALALEAELIGVNSRNLKTLEVDPDVFGRLAPQVRGHAVLVAESGITGVADVQRFVSEGAGVVLVGEALVKDGDPEAAVRAMTGVTAP
- a CDS encoding HGxxPAAW family protein, with the protein product MAAGHGNTPAAWTAVAIAMLGFVVGSVALLQVPTQMTLLWIGIIIAVVAFPLFLVLSRLGFNSSEH
- a CDS encoding Trp biosynthesis-associated membrane protein → MADAGTQHDARPASTRRTFGPVVALGLVSGALGAWAGSKPWVDGTGPESAPGTGSADWGMTWGEVATSPLATALAFVVLACWGVLLVTRGRFRRAVAALAVVAALGYAATVVWAPFSLPDHLVAQVRRRTGLTLDDTSLTGWYWLAAVVALLVLASTVLALRLVRTWPEMGSKYDAPTGARGGDSTDPAGAPADPPTDNIDIWKALDEGRDPTA
- the hisI gene encoding phosphoribosyl-AMP cyclohydrolase; this translates as MNTPSSALDPAISARLRHTAEGLVPVVVQQHGSGEVLMLAWVDDEALARTIDTGRATYWSRSRREYWVKGDTSGHVQWVKEVRLDCDGDTLLFVVDQVGPACHTGDHTCFDADVLYRVDG
- a CDS encoding aminotransferase class IV, with product MRAWIDGDLLADPTQGAIAVTDHGFTVGDGVFEAVKTLDGVPFALTRHLARLERSASGLGLPAPDLDDVRRGVAAVLDGAQEDPMGRLRITWTAGPHPMGSGRGGGPATLVVAYSAIDHAAPETTVVTVPWTRNENGATAGLKTTSYAENVIALAHARRHGGTEAILANTAGDLCEGTGSNVFYVVDGELRTPSLTSGCLAGISRELVLEWCGAMEVDEPLAEVRARASEAFLVSTTRDVQAIARWDDRDLPAPGPVTQRCAATWAAREAETMEP